Proteins encoded in a region of the Trypanosoma brucei gambiense DAL972 chromosome 11, complete sequence genome:
- a CDS encoding 60S ribosomal protein L29, putative has protein sequence MAKSKNHTNHNQSRKNHRNGIKPPLPLYMYNSKRGGWLPALVNTRRVRKNNQKAALKARRERLAAHQAAQK, from the coding sequence ATGGCGAAGTCGAAGAACCACACCAATCACAACCAGTCGCGGAAGAACCACCGCAATGGGATTAAACCCCCGCTGCCGTTGTACATGTACAACTCGAAGCGCGGTGGGTGGCTGCCGGCCCTCGTTAACACCCGACGTGTGAGGAAGAACAATCAGAAGGCTGCGCTGAAGGCGCGCCGTGAGCGACTCGCCGCCCATCAAGCCGCACAGAAGTAA
- a CDS encoding 60S ribosomal protein L29, putative, producing the protein MAKSKNHTNHNQSRKNHRNGIKPPLPLYMYNSKRGGWLPALVNTRRVRKNNQKAALKARRERLAAHQAAQK; encoded by the coding sequence ATGGCGAAGTCGAAGAACCACACCAATCACAACCAGTCGCGGAAGAACCACCGCAATGGGATTAAACCCCCGCTGCCGTTGTACATGTACAACTCGAAGCGCGGTGGGTGGCTGCCGGCCCTCGTTAACACCCGACGTGTGAGGAAGAACAATCAGAAGGCTGCGCTGAAGGCGCGCCGTGAGCGACTCGCCGCCCATCAAGCCGCACAGAAATAA